AACCGAAGGAGAAAAAGGATGGGACCAAGGAGCCTTCCAAGGAACTTCATGACGAATTCCAACTGGATGATCGATATTATGGAGTTATCCATAACCCGCAGGAACGGTATGTATATGTATACGAGATTACGGAGCTAGCCATTCTTCGTGATAAATATGAGAATGAACGCATGGCACTAGGCATTCTGGTTCTCGATAACCTGGACGAAGCAGCCCAGGGTATGGATGATCAGCAGCGGACTGCACTGATTGCCCGCGTAACAAGTGAGATCACGTCCTGGGCGAAGCGGTACGAGGTATACCTGCGCCGCCTTTCCTCTGATCGTTATCTCATGATGCTGAACTATAAGTCTTTGCAGGAACTGGAGCAGAGCCGATTTGTCATTCTGGATGAAGTCCGGGAGATGACGGCTGATCTTAAGGTGCCGATGACACTAAGTGTTGGACTGGCATTTGGTTCGGATACCATCAGTGAGATGGGAGAACTGGCTCAGTCCAGTCTGGATATGGCACTTGGCCGTGGTGGTGATCAGGCTGCCGTAAAATCTGGACAACGGCTGTCCTTTTACGGTGGGAAGTCCAACGCTGTGGAGAAACGTACACGGGTAAGAGCCCGGGTTATCGCGCATGCATTGCGTGATCTGATGCAGGAGAGCGACCGGGTGATTATCATGGGTCACAAAATGCCCGATATGGATGCGATTGGCGCGTCCATTGGGGTATGGAAAGCGGCAAGTCTGTACAATGTGGAGGCACGAATTGTGCTGGATGGGCCAAATCCTTCCATTGAACGCATGATGGAACAGGTGAATAAGGATGAGAAGCTGTCCAAAGCCTTTGTGTCACCGGAACAGGCAACGCAGATGATGACGGAGCATACGCTGCTCGTTGTTGTCGATACGCATAAGGCATCCATGACAATGGAGCCGAAACTGGTTCAATCCGCTACACGTGTCGTGGTTGTGGATCATCACCGTCGGGGTGAAGAATTCATTAACGATGCAGTGCTGATCTATCTTGAACCCTATGCATCATCTGCAGCAGAGCTGGTAACTGAGCTTCTTCAGTATATTCATGACAAGGTACAATTCACTCCGCTGGAAGCGACGGCGTTATTAGCCGGAATTACGGTGGATACGAAGCATTTTGCACTTCACACGGGATCGAGAACGTTTGAAGCGGCAGGCTTCCTGCGTCGTAGTGGTGCAGACACCATTATGATCCAGCGGCTGATGAAACAAGATCTGTCAGAATATATTGCTAAGGCAGAAATCATAAAGCATGCTAAAATGGTATACGGGAACATTGCGCTGGCGGTCACGGACCCTGGCAACAAGATTCCACAGATGATGATCGCCCAAGTGGCGGACACATTGCTCAATATGACCGACGTGGTCGCTTCATTTGTCATTAGTGAACGTCCGGATGGACTGATTGGCATCAGCGCGAGATCGCTGGGGCGCATGAATGTTCAGGTGGTCATGGAACGACTGGGCGGTGGCGGACATTTGACGAATGCTGCCGTGCAGCTTGAAGGAACGCTTGGAGAGGCGGAAAAACGGCTGACGAACGTACTGGCTGAAATCGAAAAGGAAGAGGGTTTGTTCGAATGAAAGTCATTTTTATAAAAGATATGAAGGGTCAAGGCAAAAAAGGACAAGTGAAGGAAGTGTCCGAGGGATATGCACAGAACTTCCTTCTGCCACGGGGAATCGCACGTCCAGCAACAGACGGAAACATGAAAACACTCGACAACCAGAAGGCAGCGGAAGACAGACGTAAGCAGGAAGAGAAAGCAGAAGCGGAAGCGCTGGCTAAAAAGCTGGAAGCTGAAGTGACTGAACTGAAGGCAAAAGCCGGCGAAGGCGGCCGTCTGTTCGGTGCAATCACAAGCAAACAAATCGCAGAAGCTCTGGCAGCGAAAGGTCTGAAAGTCGACAAACGCAAAATTGAACTGGACGAGCCTATTCGCACACTCGGCGTAACGCAAGTCACCGTCAAGGTTCACCCTGAAGTGAAGGCTACCTTGAAGGTACAGGTAACGGAGGAGTAAGATGGGCGGCGAAATGTTATTCGACCGGATTCCCCCACAGAACCTGGAAGCCGAACAGGCCGTGCTGGGTGCAATCCTGTTGCAGGGCGAAGCCCTGATTACAGCGATGGAACGGGTGCAAACCGAGGATTTCTATGATAAACCCCATCAATTAATTTTTGAAGCGATGATCCAGCTTGGCGAGGGAAATCAACCGATTGACCTCGTGACACTGACTTCGCTACTGAAGGATAAAGGTGAGCTTGAGGACATCGGCGGCGTCAGTTATCTGGCCAAGCTGGCTCATGGTGTTCCGACTGCTGCGAACGTGGATTATTACGCTCAGATTATCGAAGAGAAATCCATGCTGCGTCGCCTGATTCGTACGGCTACGCAGATCGTGAGTGAAGGATACACGGGCGGCGAGGATGTCGCGGCTATGCTTGGAGAAGCAGAGCGGCGAATTCTGGAGATTTCCAACCGACGTTCCAGTAGTGGTTTTATAGCCATACAGGATGTACTTATGGAAGTGTTCGACCGTGTGGAGACGCTGCATCAGAACCGGGGAACGACGACGGGTATTCCGTCAGGGTTTATCGATCTGGACAAGATGACCGCCGGATTCCAGCGGAGCGACTTGATTATTGTAGCGGCACGTCCATCTGTAGGTAAGACCGCTTTCGCCCTGAATATCGCTCAGAATGTAGCCATTCGTGCGCAGGAGACGGTTGCGATATTCAGTCTGGAGATGTCAGCCGCACAGCTCGTACAGCG
Above is a window of Paenibacillus sp. E222 DNA encoding:
- a CDS encoding DHH family phosphoesterase, whose amino-acid sequence is MPKFLKKRWHGYYTVWAFILLLLLVMFVTIYNWTLGLISLILASALGIVMIKAELAFRRELNDYINGLSIRIKRMEGEAVSMLPFGIVLYSEDRTVEWHNRFVADMFQEKTMVGNPLQNLFPKLPQPKEKKDGTKEPSKELHDEFQLDDRYYGVIHNPQERYVYVYEITELAILRDKYENERMALGILVLDNLDEAAQGMDDQQRTALIARVTSEITSWAKRYEVYLRRLSSDRYLMMLNYKSLQELEQSRFVILDEVREMTADLKVPMTLSVGLAFGSDTISEMGELAQSSLDMALGRGGDQAAVKSGQRLSFYGGKSNAVEKRTRVRARVIAHALRDLMQESDRVIIMGHKMPDMDAIGASIGVWKAASLYNVEARIVLDGPNPSIERMMEQVNKDEKLSKAFVSPEQATQMMTEHTLLVVVDTHKASMTMEPKLVQSATRVVVVDHHRRGEEFINDAVLIYLEPYASSAAELVTELLQYIHDKVQFTPLEATALLAGITVDTKHFALHTGSRTFEAAGFLRRSGADTIMIQRLMKQDLSEYIAKAEIIKHAKMVYGNIALAVTDPGNKIPQMMIAQVADTLLNMTDVVASFVISERPDGLIGISARSLGRMNVQVVMERLGGGGHLTNAAVQLEGTLGEAEKRLTNVLAEIEKEEGLFE
- the rplI gene encoding 50S ribosomal protein L9; translation: MKVIFIKDMKGQGKKGQVKEVSEGYAQNFLLPRGIARPATDGNMKTLDNQKAAEDRRKQEEKAEAEALAKKLEAEVTELKAKAGEGGRLFGAITSKQIAEALAAKGLKVDKRKIELDEPIRTLGVTQVTVKVHPEVKATLKVQVTEE
- the dnaB gene encoding replicative DNA helicase, whose protein sequence is MGGEMLFDRIPPQNLEAEQAVLGAILLQGEALITAMERVQTEDFYDKPHQLIFEAMIQLGEGNQPIDLVTLTSLLKDKGELEDIGGVSYLAKLAHGVPTAANVDYYAQIIEEKSMLRRLIRTATQIVSEGYTGGEDVAAMLGEAERRILEISNRRSSSGFIAIQDVLMEVFDRVETLHQNRGTTTGIPSGFIDLDKMTAGFQRSDLIIVAARPSVGKTAFALNIAQNVAIRAQETVAIFSLEMSAAQLVQRMICAEANLDAGVMRMGDFKGDEDWQKLTMGIAALNEANIYIDDTPGITVADIRAKCRRLKKEKGLGMILIDYLQLISGRGKAGENRQQEVSEISRTLKQIGRELEVPVIALSQLSRGVEQRQDKRPMMSDLRESGSIEQDADIVAFLYRDDYYNQETEKKNIIEIIIAKQRNGPVGTVELVFLKNFNKFVNYERAHNDAFAM